The following coding sequences are from one Salvia hispanica cultivar TCC Black 2014 chromosome 3, UniMelb_Shisp_WGS_1.0, whole genome shotgun sequence window:
- the LOC125214482 gene encoding protein indeterminate-domain 5, chloroplastic-like isoform X1, translating into MAASSSSPFLSLRDENEQPQQQQQLLPSAAAAAPANKRRRNQPGNPNPDAEVIALSPKTLMATNRFVCEVCNKGFQREQNLQLHRRGHNLPWKLRQKSTKEVRRKVYLCPEPSCVHHDPSRALGDLTGIKKHYSRKHGEKKYKCEKCSKKYAVHSDWKAHSKTCGTREYRCDCGTLFSRRDSFITHRAFCDALAQESARNLNAPSLTSIGSHLLGLSQHDQMNQGALSSHDILRLGRPGQQYETLVSPGGFRPSPRGLFLHPNHDHDHQDHQNQSPHSAMLPNKSSLQSLMQLPQLHMNNTANTSSNSSAAGLFNLSFFPGNNNNNAASTMDGGAHHSAAGDDSTLFSSGNLMSIAIPSLYSTSQAMQTPSGGQMSATALLQKAAQMGSTATNNGGASSSLLKSFGKSPDHHSFGGSSVYGGSNSGGGNHLHDLMMNSIAAAEGGFEQAEMEEYRGFHGGNSNSQQSGFSSLEQAGRLTRDFLGVGEIVRSVREQQSGMDHLGSLDLQGKTQPFGGGSFQ; encoded by the exons ATGGCAGCTTCTTCTTCCTCGCCTTTCCTCTCATTAAGAGATGAAAACGAGCAGccacagcagcagcagcagcttcTCCCTTCAGCAGCCGCGGCGGCGCCGGCGAACAAGAGGCGGCGGAACCAGCCGGGAAATCCAA ATCCGGATGCGGAGGTAATCGCGCTGTCGCCGAAGACGCTAATGGCGACGAACCGGTTCGTGTGCGAGGTGTGCAACAAAGGGTTCCAGAGGGAGCAGAATCTGCAGCTGCACCGGCGCGGCCACAACCTGCCGTGGAAGCTCCGGCAGAAGAGCACAAAGGAGGTGCGGCGGAAGGTGTATCTCTGCCCGGAGCCGAGCTGCGTCCACCACGACCCGTCCCGGGCGCTCGGCGACCTCACCGGAATCAAAAAACACTACTCGCGAAAACACGGCGAGAAGAAATACAAATGCGAGAAATGCTCCAAAAAATACGCCGTCCATTCCGATTGGAAAGCCCATTCCAAAACCTGCGGCACCAGAGAGTACAGATGCGACTGCGGCACTCTCTTCTCCAG GCGTGACAGTTTCATCACACACCGAGCCTTCTGCGACGCGCTGGCTCAGGAGAGCGCGCGGAACCTGAACGCGCCGTCGCTAACCAGCATAGGGAGCCACCTCTTAGGGCTCTCCCAACATGATCAGATGAACCAAGGAGCCCTATCAAGTCATGACATACTCAGACTGGGCAGGCCCGGCCAGCAATACGAAACCCTAGTCAGCCCGGGAGGGTTCCGCCCCTCCCCGCGTGGGCTATTCCTGCACCCAAATCACGATCACGACCATCAAGATCATCAAAATCAATCTCCCCATAGTGCCATGCTGCCCAACAAGTCATCATTGCAAAGCCTCATGCAACTTCCCCAGCTCCACATGAACAACACTGCCAACACCTCCTCCAACTCTTCCGCTGCCGGTCTCTTCAACCTCAGCTTTTTCCCcggcaacaacaacaacaacgcCGCCTCCACCATGGATGGCGGCGCTCACCACTCCGCTGCTGGAGATGACTCCACCCTCTTCTCATCTg GTAATCTCATGAGCATTGCGATTCCATCGCTGTACAGCACATCGCAGGCGATGCAAACCCCAAGCGGAGGGCAGATGTCGGCGACGGCGCTTCTCCAGAAGGCAGCTCAGATGGGCTCCACCGCCACCAATAACGGCGGCGCCTCGTCGTCGCTGCTGAAGAGCTTTGGGAAGTCACCCGACCACCACAGTTTCGGTGGCAGCAGCGTCTATGGAGGGAGCAACAGCGGCGGCGGCAACCATCTGCACGACTTGATGATGAACTCCAtcgcggcggcggagggaggCTTCGAGCAGGCGGAGATGGAAGAGTACAGAGGGTTCCATGGTGGGAATAGCAATAGTCAGCAGAGTGGATTCAGCAGCTTGGAGCAAGCGGGGAGGCTGACGAGGGATTTTCTTGGAGTTGGAGAGATTGTGAGAAGCGTGAGAGAGCAGCAAAGTGGGATGGATCATCTCGGCTCTTTGGATTTGCAGGGAAAAACCCAACCTTTTGGAGGGGGGAGTTTTCAGTGA
- the LOC125214482 gene encoding protein indeterminate-domain 5, chloroplastic-like isoform X2: protein MKTSSHSSSSSFSLQQPRRRRRTRGGGTSREIQANPDAEVIALSPKTLMATNRFVCEVCNKGFQREQNLQLHRRGHNLPWKLRQKSTKEVRRKVYLCPEPSCVHHDPSRALGDLTGIKKHYSRKHGEKKYKCEKCSKKYAVHSDWKAHSKTCGTREYRCDCGTLFSRRDSFITHRAFCDALAQESARNLNAPSLTSIGSHLLGLSQHDQMNQGALSSHDILRLGRPGQQYETLVSPGGFRPSPRGLFLHPNHDHDHQDHQNQSPHSAMLPNKSSLQSLMQLPQLHMNNTANTSSNSSAAGLFNLSFFPGNNNNNAASTMDGGAHHSAAGDDSTLFSSGNLMSIAIPSLYSTSQAMQTPSGGQMSATALLQKAAQMGSTATNNGGASSSLLKSFGKSPDHHSFGGSSVYGGSNSGGGNHLHDLMMNSIAAAEGGFEQAEMEEYRGFHGGNSNSQQSGFSSLEQAGRLTRDFLGVGEIVRSVREQQSGMDHLGSLDLQGKTQPFGGGSFQ from the exons ATGAAAACGAGCAGccacagcagcagcagcagcttcTCCCTTCAGCAGCCGCGGCGGCGCCGGCGAACAAGAGGCGGCGGAACCAGCCGGGAAATCCAAGCAA ATCCGGATGCGGAGGTAATCGCGCTGTCGCCGAAGACGCTAATGGCGACGAACCGGTTCGTGTGCGAGGTGTGCAACAAAGGGTTCCAGAGGGAGCAGAATCTGCAGCTGCACCGGCGCGGCCACAACCTGCCGTGGAAGCTCCGGCAGAAGAGCACAAAGGAGGTGCGGCGGAAGGTGTATCTCTGCCCGGAGCCGAGCTGCGTCCACCACGACCCGTCCCGGGCGCTCGGCGACCTCACCGGAATCAAAAAACACTACTCGCGAAAACACGGCGAGAAGAAATACAAATGCGAGAAATGCTCCAAAAAATACGCCGTCCATTCCGATTGGAAAGCCCATTCCAAAACCTGCGGCACCAGAGAGTACAGATGCGACTGCGGCACTCTCTTCTCCAG GCGTGACAGTTTCATCACACACCGAGCCTTCTGCGACGCGCTGGCTCAGGAGAGCGCGCGGAACCTGAACGCGCCGTCGCTAACCAGCATAGGGAGCCACCTCTTAGGGCTCTCCCAACATGATCAGATGAACCAAGGAGCCCTATCAAGTCATGACATACTCAGACTGGGCAGGCCCGGCCAGCAATACGAAACCCTAGTCAGCCCGGGAGGGTTCCGCCCCTCCCCGCGTGGGCTATTCCTGCACCCAAATCACGATCACGACCATCAAGATCATCAAAATCAATCTCCCCATAGTGCCATGCTGCCCAACAAGTCATCATTGCAAAGCCTCATGCAACTTCCCCAGCTCCACATGAACAACACTGCCAACACCTCCTCCAACTCTTCCGCTGCCGGTCTCTTCAACCTCAGCTTTTTCCCcggcaacaacaacaacaacgcCGCCTCCACCATGGATGGCGGCGCTCACCACTCCGCTGCTGGAGATGACTCCACCCTCTTCTCATCTg GTAATCTCATGAGCATTGCGATTCCATCGCTGTACAGCACATCGCAGGCGATGCAAACCCCAAGCGGAGGGCAGATGTCGGCGACGGCGCTTCTCCAGAAGGCAGCTCAGATGGGCTCCACCGCCACCAATAACGGCGGCGCCTCGTCGTCGCTGCTGAAGAGCTTTGGGAAGTCACCCGACCACCACAGTTTCGGTGGCAGCAGCGTCTATGGAGGGAGCAACAGCGGCGGCGGCAACCATCTGCACGACTTGATGATGAACTCCAtcgcggcggcggagggaggCTTCGAGCAGGCGGAGATGGAAGAGTACAGAGGGTTCCATGGTGGGAATAGCAATAGTCAGCAGAGTGGATTCAGCAGCTTGGAGCAAGCGGGGAGGCTGACGAGGGATTTTCTTGGAGTTGGAGAGATTGTGAGAAGCGTGAGAGAGCAGCAAAGTGGGATGGATCATCTCGGCTCTTTGGATTTGCAGGGAAAAACCCAACCTTTTGGAGGGGGGAGTTTTCAGTGA